AATGAGGAACACACCCGGCAATATATAGAATGATATTCTCCAAAGAAAATCGATTGTATTAAACATCTATTTTATAAAATAAGTAAACTGGGAAAATTTCTGTCACTAATTTGTAAACGTAAATATTCGAGGTTAGGAAGCTAATTTTTAAACTATTTTTTAGAGGGAGCTAAACTAAGCTATTTATTAACTTTATATAAGTTGAGAGAAATGATGTTTAGTAAAAACTGCCTTTATTTGAGTCCATTTTGTCTTCAAATAACACTAGATCTATAAGTATATCTATCCTAGATAGCCAAAACCTAATCCCAAGCCAGCAGATATATATAGCAGAAAGGTACGTATAATAGTATTTGTGACGTTTGTTAAGTTAAGGTCAGCAATATTGAGTGTCATCCAAAAGCACATCACCATAGACCATCCAATGAATATATTGAACCCTATATATGATGCTGCATACACTGCAAACTGGATAGACAGTCCACCCACTAAGAAAAGAATTATTCTGAACTTTCTCAACCAATTTATTTGAGTTGGAAAAGGACAAGCCACACACCCTATCAGGGCAGTTGTTCCCAGAATCTCTACGAACCCAAACCATGAAGGTGCAAGATTGTGGCCTAGCAACATACCACCAATGAAATTGATTATTAGACCTAAAATATGATTTCTCATCATTGTTGAAGCTCAATTTTATACATTCTTGTATGTCAGTATTCCCATAAACAATCACCTCAGTGCGCTTGAAAACACGCAAGCTTAGGTATCATATCTACGGCATGCTGAAGCAATCATCACCCAAGTCATGATGCCAATTTATACTTGCCAATCTACTGATGTTTCAAAGATTTCTGTCTCAGAAAAAGGACAGATTTGAGGAAGTTGTGTGGGGTCCAAGGACATCTCTTTACCCACAAGATTGAGACCCTTTTCATACCCAATCTCAATCGCTTCCACTCAGATAAGGCTTCAAGCTAGAATTCTCTCGCAGATGGCGTGCTATTTCCTGACGCTGCTCTTTAATCGCATAGAACCAGCTCTTAGATCGGGCTTCTGGTTGATAGCGCCACTGGAGTAAATGTCCCAACAAAACCCCCAATCGATTGCGCAGCTCTTGCCGTTTCCGCTTACCCAACGAGGCAATCTCCTCAATCAGATTGTCAATATCCACTTGTTCCCATTGTTGAGCTTGCAGTAGTTCTATCTGGCGCTGGGTCCAATCGTAAAAATCTTGATCGTAGAGAGTGGTCGTCTGCATAGGAATGAGTGACCATACATTAAAAGCAACGACTCACTAAATAGAACCAGCTCTTAGATCGGGCTTCTGGTTGATAGCGCCACTGGAGTAAATGTCCCAACAAAACCCCCAATCGATTGCGCAGCTCTTGCCGTTTCCGCTTATCCAACGAGGCAATCTCCTCAATCAGATTGTCAATATCCACTTGTTCCCATTGTTGAGCTTGCAGTAGTTCTATCTGGCGCTGGGTCCAATCGTAAAAATCTTGATCGTAGAGAGTGGTCGTCTGCATAGGAATGAGTGACCATACATTAAAAGCAACGACTCACTAAGCAGTCAAACCCTGGCAATAGAGAAGATGTAAGTGAATCTGTTTCTAACAACGTCGCCTGAAGCTGGAGTTGAGCATTGTCGCGGCGATAGATCTCAATTTGCTTGAGTCGCCAATTCAAAATCCAGTATTCCTTGACGCCTTTGAGGGAATAGAGCCTGAGTTTAATTTCACGATCCCTCCGCTCATTCGTTGTCCCAGCAGAAAGCACCTCAATCACCAAATCAGGCGCTTCCGTAAAATGTCCCGATTCATCCACAATATTGGGCAGACGTTCCTTCTGCACCCAGACAACATCAGGAATCACATCATCCATATCAGAAAAAACGACGCCTGGGGCTAGAAAAGGTTTACCCAAGCCAGTGTCTTCCGACCATAACAACAATCTGGCATAGGTTAAACCAGCAGAATCTTGATGTCCTAGATGGGGTGCTCGCGTCACAAACAACTCTCCATTCACAATTTCGTAACGCTTCCAATCACCCTCGGGAAACAGTTCCAAGTCTGCGCTGGTCCAACAAAGCTCTTTAGAAGTAGTTGTTGCCATGCCGTCATTATATATTTAGTACAATTATCAATATTTTATCGCAGGCGTTTTTAGGGTAACGCTAGCAGGGAGTGATCAGGATCTGCATCAGCAGTTAGCAGCCATGAATCCTACCGGTAAGGGTTCAAATAATGTGGATGAGTTACGATACCTATTTTTAGCGTCCCAGGTGAAATTGCTGGATACACCTAAAAATTTAGAGGAGTTAAAGTATCAGTCCCAGTCTGAAAACCGGGGTGTGGTCGGGGTAAAGGCAGATGGTGAGAAATGCGATCGCTGCGAACCCATCATCGAAAATTTAGTCACCCAAGGTCAAATCAGTCTAACTCAGGAAGGTAGGTACCAATCGAATACAAAATAACGCCTGGTTTAGGCTATCCCTATTGGCCCATAACATCAACGAACGGATAAGGGGGTTGGATTGCCAGAACCAGAGTTTCGGCATAGTCCGAACTCCGATTGGCTTATGAGTTAAGCATCTGGTCGTTGTCGTAAATGTCTTGTGACGCATCCTTGGCTGCAGAGCGACCAGAGATCAGATTGCTGGAACTTCATAGCAGTCTGGTCTTGAGAGTGGGTAAAGCCAAGAGAACCCCTCTCAATTTAGAGCTGCATCTTTAAATATTCTTTCCAGAAAGCTTGCTCTTTGGCATTCCGTAACTGCATGATGAAGCAAGGTGACTAATCATAAATATTCAGATTATTGATATCAATTCATTTTTTACTTTTTTCAAAATGTTTTCTTCAAACCAAAAGTTATCTTCATTTTTACTATCCCTTTATTCTTTACCCATACTGTTCTTATTTGCGATCGCATTCGCAAGTCTAAAATTTGATATCCCCATCACGACCTTTACTCGTGATCCAGCAGTTATTGGTAACATCAACCCCCTTGCCGGCATCGCATCGCATCTTGGAGTCCTTGTACTCACTGCATCTGGTGCAATATGTATATTTAGCTGGGCTGCATTGCAACCCACTCGCAGCACCAAGAAATTTTCCCTGTTTTTACTAGGCTTAGGTATTTTTAGCTTACTTCTCGGGCTAGATGATTTATTTATGCTCCATGAATCAATCTATCCAAGACTGTTCAGAGTAAGTGAGAATGTTATTCTCCTGATTTACGGCTTGCTTGCAATCGGTGGAATCGTAAAATATTGGAGAACCATCTTACAAACAGACTATTTTATTTTTGGGGTTGCCCTTATTTTTTTTGCACTGTCACTCATAGTGGATGCGTTTCCAGAACTGATTGAGGCAATGATTGGACAATGGCGAATCCTATTCGAAGACGGCTTCAAACTACTAGGCATTATTGGCTGGTTTGGCTATTCCTGGAGATGCTCAATACAAGGACTGAAGAAGATACAGACTCTTTAGTCTGTTGTGGAATCATACCCTTCCTAGATATTCAGCGCTGCTCAAAACTTTAACAATGGCTAATTCCTTCTTGACGAGCGGCTTGCTCCACTGCCGAAGCGACTGCTGTAGCGACGCGCTCATCAAACACAGACGGAATAATGTGATCGTGGTGGAGTTCGTCGCTTCCTACCAGTGCTGCGATCGCATAGGCAGCTTGTAGGTGCATTGTCGTTGTAATAGCGGCAGCACGGCAGTTCAGAGCACCTCGAAAAATCCCAGGAAACGCCAACACATTATTAATCTGGTTGGGATAATCACTGCGCCCTGTCGCAATCACCGCCACATCACTTTGAATCAGTTCAGGCTGGATTTCGGGAATCGGGTTGGCCATGGCAAACACAATCCGGTCGGGGGCCATTGTTTTGACCATCTCAGGGGTTAACACGCCGGGGGCGCTAACGCCCAGAAACACATCTGCACCTTTGAGGGCATCGGCTAAGGTACCTGACTGTTCCACGGCGAAGGACTGCTTCGTTTCGTTTAAGTCTGTGCGATCTCGGCTGATTATGCCGTTGCGATCGCACAATCGAATCGTTTTTACTCCTGCTTTCTGCAATAACCGGGCAATGGCAACCCCCGCAGCCCCAGCCCCATTAATCACAATGGCAATCTCTTCAAAAGCTTTATCGACTAACTTCAAAGCATTAATTAACGCCGCCAACACCACAATCGCGGTGCCATGTTGATCATCATGAAAGACGGGAATATCCAGTTCTCGGCGTAACCGTTCTTCCACTTCAAAGCAGCGTGGTGCACTAATATCCTCTAGGTTGACACCACCAAACACGGGAGCCATCCGCTTTACCGTTTCCACAATTTCATCTACATCTTGGGTGGCAAGACAAACGGGAAAGGCATTAATCTTGCCAAATTCCTGGAACAGTAACGCCTTCCCTTCCATCACGGGTAAAGCTGCTTCTGGGCCAATATTGCCCAATCCCAACACCGCACTGCCATCGGTCACAACCGCCACGGTATTACTTTTGATGGTGTAACGATACACCTGGTCTTTCTCTTGGGCAATGGCCGTACAGATCCGGCCCACACCAGGGGTATAGGCCATGGATAAATCATCCTGGCTATGAAGGGGCAGCTTACTTTGGACGGTAATTTTGCCGCCTCGGTGGCAATCAAACGTGCGATCGGAGATGTCCAGTAACGTAATCTGCGGCAATGCTTTCAACGCATCAACAATGGTACCTGCATGCTCTGTACTGGAAGCATTAACCGTAATCTCGCGAGTCAGTGAGGTATGGGTCCGTTCTAAAAGATCGATATGTCCTAGACTGCCACCCGCATCACCGATTGACTGCAGGACTTGAGCCAGCATTCCAGTTTGGTTGGGCAACTTAACCCGAATCGTGAGACTAAAGCTAGAGTTGGGAGTCAGTTGAACCATGGTGATATCTACCGTACGTCAGATTTATTGCAAGCTACCGCTCCCAATTGTAACGGCATACAGGTGAGCCAAGAAGGCTTGTTTGGGGTCGAGAGATAAGGACATTGACTTCATATCTAATCGCTATACTGGACGATGCGCTGACACCATAAATACGAATTACCCGCTTAACTGCAGAATGCCACATATCGTTGAGATCAACGGCCATATCAACCCTTCTCCCTCACAACTCGATGCTATTGCAGAGCAGTTTAGTCAAGGATTAGGGGAGGTTTATGCACACCTCGATAACGACGATGCACTGATTGTTGAACAGACCGAGCTAGGATTTGTGGTTTGTACCATCGACTATGTATTAGCGGATCCAACGCGTCCCGAAGAAATAGTCACTGTAGCGATTGGTGGGCAAGATACCCCCATCCACCATCAATGTTTAGTGCCGCGAGCCTTTGCTATACCTGCTGTTGTTCATTTCCTGAAACACTTGGATACACCTGCTGAATTAGGCTGGATATCCACAACAGACATGCCACAGCCATTGCCAGAGCCCATTCTGGACGATAAGGCCATCCTTGAGCTTTGGCATCAAGGGAATCGTATCGGAGCTATACGTGAATATCGACGGTCCCATAAACTTGGACTTGCTGAAGCTCTCACCACACTCCAAAATCTTGCTGCCCCTGAGGCCTAATCATGTTTCTGTTACATCAACAATAATTTGTATAGTCTGCACTAGAAGACCTTGGTGGCATCTTGTCAGTCAAACCAGGGTCTGTTCTCAAGGATCGATATATCCCAGCCTGCCACTAACAATGGCAAGACGTAACCTAGCATTCCAGGTTAATTAAGTAGCTTGACCATTTCAATGGCCTAAAGCGACATGATCATGTTTCTCCCTTATTCCTAGAAGAGACTAGAACACAATCCAGACAACATCACAGCATCTGCATAAGACCCAACTTCTTTTTTCTTCTGCCAACCATAATATTTGAGTCATTCGAAGAAAAATATTTTTAATTTTCAAGCATCTATTCCAGGCAATAGAAGATGTAAATGAATATCAAGATTTACCTAGCTCAAAACACAAGCAATCTAGAGCTAAACCTTATTTTGAAAGACTTTCAGAGTTTGCAAAGACTAGTAACTAATTGAACATAAGTCTTTGCAATTCGCATACGGTCCTGCGCCATATCTGATGATTCTAGTAGCCCCAAACATTTTTAAAGTTCTATTAGAATAACGTCTCAAATAGGAGTGACTATGACGCCACAATATGAATATCGATACGATGCCCTGAAAGACGTTTCCCCTGAATTGAAATATCCAATGGCCAAGGAGGTGTTTCCAGCAGACCAATCTTTGACAAAATGGCCCTGGACTCGAGATCTCGTTTCCGTTGTCCTCAGAATTATTGCCAATCAGGCCATGCAGGATATATCCGTCCGTAGAGGATCAGCCTGTCGTCTGATTACGTTTATTCGCTTATATCGAATTCTAGAAAATCCCCTCTATCAGTCAGGTCTGGAGAGGCTTTTCAATGCTGTCAATAATCTTGTACGGGGTCTCTCCAATATTTTTGGCAACAGAGCCCAGTCTCAAAATATCAAACATGATGTAAAGGAGGAGCAACATCCTGACAAAGTCTCCGCCCGCATTTCAGCAATGGTCAAGGATATCCAAGAAACGGCTGAATCGAGAGAGGCTAAAGAGCAACCGTCCTTAGCAGACTATCGCGATCTCTTTCAGATCATTTACTTACCAGACATTAGCAATCATTTCCTAGAAGATCGTGCCTTTGCCGCTCAACGGGTTGCCGGAGCTAACCCCCTCGTGATTAACCGAATTTCTGAACTCCCAGACCATTTCCAAGTCACTGACCAACAGTTTAAATCGGTGATGGGAGATAGTGAGTCCCTCCAAGCAGCCTTGAATGATGGCCGAGTGTATCTGGTAGACTATCAAATTCTTGAAGAAATTGATGCGGGTACAGTCGAGGTGAAGGATCGTGAAATTCTGAAGTATCGCTATGCACCGTTGGCCTTATTTGCGATCGCATCCGGGAATTGTCCCGGTCGCCTCCTCCAGCCGATTGCCATTCAATGCCATCAAGAAGCAGGCAGCCCGATATTTACACCACCCAGTCTAGAAGCCGATAAAGAGGAGCGGCTTGCTTGGAGAATGGCCAAGACCGTCGTTCAAATCGCCGACGGTAACTACCATGAATTGATTTCTCATTTAGGGCGGACTCATCTCTGGATTGAGCCCATTGCTTTAGGCACTTACCGACGCCTAGGAACAGAGCATCCACTGGGTAAATTGCTCCTACCCCACTTCGAAGGCACCTTATTTATCAACAATGCAGCAGCCAATAGCTTAATTGCCCCGGGTGGCACCGTAGACAAAATCTTGTTTGGCACCTTAAAGTCATCCGTTCAGCTCAGCGTCAAAGGCGCTAAGGGTTACCCCTTTTCTTTCAATGATTCCATGCTCCCCCAAACCTTTGCATCCCGAGGCGTGGACGACCTACAAAAGCTACCGGACTACCCCTATCGAGATGATGCATTACTGATTTGGCATGCCATTCACGATTGGGTTGAGGCCTATCTTCAGATCTACTACAAAGATGATGATGCAGTTCTCAAGGATGAAACCCTCCAGGATTGGTTAACCGAGCTAAGAGCTGAAGATGGGGGCCAGATGACTGAAATCGGTGAATCGACTCCAGAAGAACCCGAGCCTAAAATTCGCACCTTGGATTATCTAGTAAACGCGACAACGCTGATTATTTTCACTTGTAGTGCTCAACATGCATCGGTCAATTTTCCCCAAGCATCGTTGATGACGTTTGTCCCCAATATGCCCCTAGCCGGGTTCAATGAAGGCCCGACAGCAGAGAAAGCCAGTGAAGCAGACTATTTCTCTTTACTACCACCCCTGAGTTTGGCCGAACAACAGTTGGATCTAGGGTATACCTTGGGTTCGGTCTACTATACTCAGCTCGGATATTACAAAGCCAATGATGTAGATTTAGGTGATATTAACAACCATACCTACTTCAACGACCTCCAAGTTAAACAGGCTCTCCTAAGCTTCCAACAAAGATTAGAAGAGATTGAGTTGATCATTCAAGACCGGAACGAAACCCGACCCACATATTACGACATCTTGCTCCCGTCCAAGATTCCCCAAAGTACCAACATTTAAGGTAGATCACCTGAGTTAGGGGTAAGTCCATTTTTTGAAATCTTTATACAGACGCATAAAGCCATCAACGCACGCCCAAATAAGGATTTCAGCTTATCCCGAACTCAGGTTGCATCACTCTAGTCCAGAATCAAATTTGATCATGGCATGTAAGGACTAGGCCAAGTAAAAATCAGCGATCAAAATACGCCACTAAGGCAAACGTTTCAGTAAATTCAAGCGTTTAGTGACCTCTTTGTAGACCTCAGTCCGGCCTTTCTGTTGGGCCAGACTGGCGCTTTTTTCCAGATCTGCCCGTCCTTCATTTCTCTTACCGCTCAGGGCAAGCACCGTGCCACGACTCATATAGAACAAGGCATTGCCAGGAGACAGATTAATCGCCTTTGTCAAATCCTGCAGTCCACCCAAAATATCTCGGATACTGGCCCGTGCTAGACCTCGGGCGTTATAGGCAAAGGCTGCATAGGGAGAATTGGCATCCAACTTTAAGGCTTGATTGGCATCCTCGATGGCCATCTGCCACTGCCGCTGGTCGGCCAATAGATTGGCACGCAGGATATAAGGCATCGCATTTTGAGGATCTAACCTCAGGGCTTGGTTAATATCAGCTGTCACCCCCGCGCCATCTTGCAAGACAAACTTGAGATAGGCTCTGATGGTATATGCATCGCTTAAGTTCGGGTTTAAGCGAATCGCCTCATTGATATCCTGTTGTGCCGCCAAGACTAGATCGCGATTCTTGCTAGATCGGCCCTCCATAAAGCTCCAACCAATCGAAGCCATGCGAGCATCCGCTCTTAACCGATAGGCATCCGCTGCCTTAGGATCCGTTTCAATCGCTTGGTTGAGAGCGCTCAAAGCGGCTTCATTATTGCCCTGATAGAGTTGATTCCCGCTTTGGGCAATCAAATCATCCACCTTTGAAGGTTTTGCCCCTGGACTCGGAGCTGTTGCTTGAGAAGCTGCAACCTGCAAATCCAGATTGAGTCCCGATTGAGGTGCTAAAGCTAAAAATGTACTAATTGGAATCCCTAAGTTGTAGCCAACCTTAACCACCACATCTGGGTTGCGGGTGCTGGCTTGGCGATCCGTTTCGCCACGACCATGAATGCCCACTAAGGTCCCTTCTTCGCTCAGGACAGGGCCTCCAGACATACCGGGCAAGGTGTTGTTGGTATAAATTAATCCATAACCGTCATCTTGTTGCACCCGGGAATTGGCAGAGATAATCCCCTGCTGAAATAACAGCGTGGGTTGCGTAATCGCTGTTCCCGTCAACGGCCACCCGGCGACATAGGTGGTCATGCCCCGCTGGGATTGGCTGGAATCACCCAAATTGGCAATTTGATAGGGCTTGTTACTTCTGAACTGCACGACAGCAAGGTCAACGCCGGGCAGTTTTTTGACCTGTGCATAGCTTAATGAATGGCGCTGGTTATCCGGCGTAATCACTTCGTACTCATCATCCGTTTCGACAACATGAGCTGCCGTCAGCACAAAGTAAGTCTTATCTCGCTTGGCAATCATCACGCCTGAACCTGGCGCTTGTCCATCAATCTTGACGCTAATTTGCTCAGCAATACTGGCAACCTGGGAAGCAGACAGCGCTAAAACAGCCTGCGATTGCACCACAACGACTGTTATTGTCCCCACTAAAACCGATGGGATTCCATAGCCAAATTTCATCTATCCACTCCTCCTATCCAGCGGGACTCTCCAATCAAACTCCAATGTTCACAACCTTTGCCAGCACACCCGGAGCTACCAAATATCATCTGGTTTAGGCTGAGAGGGCGCTGAGTTTTCAGCGGGTTGGGGTTGAGAGGGTTTCCTGTTGTTAGAGGAGGCTGTCGGAGTCGCATCAATGGTCGGTCTGGAATTCAAAAACTCATCCATCTTGATATAAACCCGACTGTTTGTCTCATTGAGGGGGTCATTGGATGCTCGTACGCGCAAATCCATTAACCGTTGGAGTGTTCTACCAGGGTTACTGCCGGGTTTTAAGGTAAATAAAACCCCTGTACACCCTTT
The genomic region above belongs to Acaryochloris sp. CCMEE 5410 and contains:
- a CDS encoding serine protease; the protein is MKFGYGIPSVLVGTITVVVVQSQAVLALSASQVASIAEQISVKIDGQAPGSGVMIAKRDKTYFVLTAAHVVETDDEYEVITPDNQRHSLSYAQVKKLPGVDLAVVQFRSNKPYQIANLGDSSQSQRGMTTYVAGWPLTGTAITQPTLLFQQGIISANSRVQQDDGYGLIYTNNTLPGMSGGPVLSEEGTLVGIHGRGETDRQASTRNPDVVVKVGYNLGIPISTFLALAPQSGLNLDLQVAASQATAPSPGAKPSKVDDLIAQSGNQLYQGNNEAALSALNQAIETDPKAADAYRLRADARMASIGWSFMEGRSSKNRDLVLAAQQDINEAIRLNPNLSDAYTIRAYLKFVLQDGAGVTADINQALRLDPQNAMPYILRANLLADQRQWQMAIEDANQALKLDANSPYAAFAYNARGLARASIRDILGGLQDLTKAINLSPGNALFYMSRGTVLALSGKRNEGRADLEKSASLAQQKGRTEVYKEVTKRLNLLKRLP
- a CDS encoding NAD-dependent malic enzyme, with the protein product MVQLTPNSSFSLTIRVKLPNQTGMLAQVLQSIGDAGGSLGHIDLLERTHTSLTREITVNASSTEHAGTIVDALKALPQITLLDISDRTFDCHRGGKITVQSKLPLHSQDDLSMAYTPGVGRICTAIAQEKDQVYRYTIKSNTVAVVTDGSAVLGLGNIGPEAALPVMEGKALLFQEFGKINAFPVCLATQDVDEIVETVKRMAPVFGGVNLEDISAPRCFEVEERLRRELDIPVFHDDQHGTAIVVLAALINALKLVDKAFEEIAIVINGAGAAGVAIARLLQKAGVKTIRLCDRNGIISRDRTDLNETKQSFAVEQSGTLADALKGADVFLGVSAPGVLTPEMVKTMAPDRIVFAMANPIPEIQPELIQSDVAVIATGRSDYPNQINNVLAFPGIFRGALNCRAAAITTTMHLQAAYAIAALVGSDELHHDHIIPSVFDERVATAVASAVEQAARQEGISHC
- a CDS encoding Uma2 family endonuclease, which produces MATTTSKELCWTSADLELFPEGDWKRYEIVNGELFVTRAPHLGHQDSAGLTYARLLLWSEDTGLGKPFLAPGVVFSDMDDVIPDVVWVQKERLPNIVDESGHFTEAPDLVIEVLSAGTTNERRDREIKLRLYSLKGVKEYWILNWRLKQIEIYRRDNAQLQLQATLLETDSLTSSLLPGFDCLVSRCF
- a CDS encoding lipoxygenase family protein translates to MTPQYEYRYDALKDVSPELKYPMAKEVFPADQSLTKWPWTRDLVSVVLRIIANQAMQDISVRRGSACRLITFIRLYRILENPLYQSGLERLFNAVNNLVRGLSNIFGNRAQSQNIKHDVKEEQHPDKVSARISAMVKDIQETAESREAKEQPSLADYRDLFQIIYLPDISNHFLEDRAFAAQRVAGANPLVINRISELPDHFQVTDQQFKSVMGDSESLQAALNDGRVYLVDYQILEEIDAGTVEVKDREILKYRYAPLALFAIASGNCPGRLLQPIAIQCHQEAGSPIFTPPSLEADKEERLAWRMAKTVVQIADGNYHELISHLGRTHLWIEPIALGTYRRLGTEHPLGKLLLPHFEGTLFINNAAANSLIAPGGTVDKILFGTLKSSVQLSVKGAKGYPFSFNDSMLPQTFASRGVDDLQKLPDYPYRDDALLIWHAIHDWVEAYLQIYYKDDDAVLKDETLQDWLTELRAEDGGQMTEIGESTPEEPEPKIRTLDYLVNATTLIIFTCSAQHASVNFPQASLMTFVPNMPLAGFNEGPTAEKASEADYFSLLPPLSLAEQQLDLGYTLGSVYYTQLGYYKANDVDLGDINNHTYFNDLQVKQALLSFQQRLEEIELIIQDRNETRPTYYDILLPSKIPQSTNI